In the genome of Candidatus Dojkabacteria bacterium, one region contains:
- a CDS encoding DUF1801 domain-containing protein — MDEKIKQYIEKQKPKERQLIEEARKLIYETIPECDEFFQWGVLCYSKGKIYIAAMKDRIHVGFSIIGLSKEEVKIFEGSGKTARHIKIFSVNQLEEKNIAEYVEMVNKKAGIPS; from the coding sequence ATGGATGAAAAAATAAAACAATACATTGAAAAACAGAAGCCTAAAGAAAGACAGCTTATTGAAGAAGCGAGAAAATTAATATATGAAACGATTCCGGAATGTGATGAGTTTTTTCAATGGGGTGTTTTATGTTACTCTAAAGGCAAAATTTATATTGCTGCAATGAAGGACAGAATCCATGTAGGTTTTTCAATTATTGGTTTATCAAAAGAAGAGGTGAAAATTTTTGAAGGTAGTGGAAAAACAGCCAGGCATATAAAAATATTTTCTGTTAATCAATTAGAAGAAAAAAATATTGCAGAATATGTTGAGATGGTTAATAAAAAAGCTGGTATACCTAGTTAA
- a CDS encoding NUDIX domain-containing protein, protein MTKKRHQNIPASYLTLFKDNKILLLRRCNTGYEDGNYSMVAGHVDPCETFTQCIIREAKEEAGILLKPEDLKVVHVMHRNSGTAENNERVDVFFIAEKWGGEIVNKEPHKCDDLYWFDLDSIPENVIPYIKQAIEGIKNKIYYSEHGWQ, encoded by the coding sequence ATGACGAAAAAAAGACATCAAAATATTCCTGCTTCTTATCTAACATTGTTCAAAGATAACAAAATCTTACTTCTTCGGCGTTGTAATACTGGATATGAAGACGGCAATTACTCAATGGTTGCAGGACATGTTGATCCTTGCGAAACTTTTACTCAATGTATTATCAGAGAAGCAAAGGAAGAAGCAGGAATATTACTTAAACCTGAAGATTTGAAAGTTGTTCATGTAATGCACAGAAACTCTGGTACTGCTGAAAATAATGAAAGAGTTGATGTCTTTTTTATTGCTGAAAAATGGGGTGGTGAGATAGTAAACAAGGAACCTCACAAGTGCGATGATTTGTATTGGTTTGACTTGGATAGTATCCCAGAAAATGTCATCCCATATATCAAGCAAGCTATTGAAGGAATAAAAAATAAAATTTATTATAGTGAACATGGATGGCAGTGA
- a CDS encoding DUF3795 domain-containing protein encodes MIKSNLIAPCGMNCALCLGYIREKNRCAGCRGDEKGMPTYCGTCKMKECAKAKGFKYCFECDKYPCMLVKHVDKRYRTRYGMSMIENLDFIKAHGIRAFVKKEKARWTCKSCGAMLCVHRPVCLNCGAQRNPPMPVPTKTRSK; translated from the coding sequence ATGATTAAGTCCAACCTAATAGCCCCATGCGGAATGAACTGTGCCTTATGTCTTGGGTATATCCGTGAAAAGAACCGTTGTGCAGGTTGTAGGGGAGACGAAAAGGGCATGCCAACGTATTGTGGAACCTGTAAAATGAAGGAGTGTGCAAAGGCAAAAGGATTTAAATACTGCTTTGAGTGTGATAAATATCCCTGTATGCTGGTAAAACATGTAGACAAGCGATACAGAACTCGTTATGGCATGAGCATGATAGAAAACCTAGACTTTATTAAAGCCCACGGAATTAGGGCATTTGTCAAAAAAGAAAAGGCCAGGTGGACGTGCAAATCCTGTGGAGCCATGCTTTGTGTTCATAGGCCAGTTTGTTTAAACTGTGGGGCGCAAAGGAATCCGCCGATGCCAGTTCCAACAAAGACAAGATCAAAGTAA
- the dnaN gene encoding DNA polymerase III subunit beta: MKFSIKTTDIAKYMANIGRLVDPKPSIPVLGNILINASKDGVMFTASNLELSMQVTLKADVSDTGVTTVPARTFSEFILSIPEDEIEVSTDGKLLHVKTKKTQAQFNTVEPEDFPEVPKPNGDAEFVISTKELAKALLYVTFAAGNDGTSPVFRGVCFDKAEKGLSLVASDGYRLSQYFVKGVDKIDSLPWIVPVKPLREIEKLIAGAEDDKDLIKFYLVGDKKQLLISYDGITIVSRLIEGEYPDYKSVIPADSHTTAEFDYETFKDALKQTNIFARDIPGNKTLLSFDSKGNKVSLEATLVEVGSNKSELTGKVSGNDLKIIFSSKSLTELFNTIKAEQILFEGEGPEAAGVFKVPEEENFLHIIMPMSMN; the protein is encoded by the coding sequence ATGAAGTTTTCAATCAAAACCACGGACATCGCAAAATACATGGCAAATATCGGGAGACTGGTTGATCCTAAACCGTCCATACCTGTTTTGGGGAATATCCTTATAAATGCATCAAAAGATGGAGTAATGTTTACTGCTTCAAATCTTGAACTTAGCATGCAGGTTACCCTAAAGGCCGATGTATCCGATACTGGAGTAACAACCGTTCCGGCAAGGACTTTTTCGGAATTTATTCTATCGATACCCGAAGATGAGATAGAAGTAAGTACCGATGGCAAACTTTTACATGTAAAAACCAAGAAAACTCAAGCACAGTTTAATACAGTTGAACCGGAAGATTTTCCCGAAGTTCCTAAACCCAACGGTGATGCCGAATTTGTAATTAGTACAAAAGAACTTGCAAAGGCGCTTTTGTATGTAACATTTGCCGCAGGCAATGACGGCACGAGCCCGGTTTTTCGTGGGGTCTGCTTTGACAAAGCCGAAAAGGGACTATCCCTTGTTGCGTCTGACGGATATAGGCTATCGCAATACTTTGTTAAAGGAGTCGACAAAATAGATTCACTTCCCTGGATTGTTCCTGTAAAACCACTTAGAGAAATTGAAAAACTTATTGCAGGGGCCGAAGATGACAAAGATCTTATAAAGTTCTATCTGGTAGGTGACAAAAAGCAACTATTAATTTCTTATGACGGAATAACTATTGTAAGTAGATTAATTGAAGGCGAGTACCCCGATTACAAGTCGGTTATACCTGCAGATTCACATACAACAGCTGAGTTTGACTATGAGACCTTTAAAGATGCTTTAAAGCAAACTAACATTTTTGCAAGAGACATTCCGGGAAATAAAACTCTACTGTCGTTTGATAGTAAGGGCAACAAAGTCTCGCTTGAAGCAACTTTGGTTGAAGTTGGAAGTAACAAATCTGAATTAACAGGTAAAGTTTCCGGAAACGATCTGAAAATTATTTTTAGTTCAAAGTCATTAACAGAACTATTTAATACAATAAAGGCAGAACAGATCCTATTTGAGGGGGAAGGACCTGAAGCTGCCGGTGTGTTTAAAGTTCCTGAAGAAGAAAACTTTTTACACATAATCATGCCGATGAGCATGAACTAA
- a CDS encoding winged helix-turn-helix transcriptional regulator has translation MVKTFIYTPSESLRKIIFNQLELVSTPIEIKPEAYIPTVEGIFIIDMRTNLSEKIIRRINTQSYILGIYGTMISQNTTGSRFDSILSEKFYLPFHMDLFFQKILFYKTQLNKRRFNQILGAQISLNPSLNLLTVKDKVINFTQLEYSILEYILFNEDRPVTKLELLTQIKSTRGYISTACLHVTVSKIRKKLKANNIPITINGLYRRGYQCDLKNIKSDPYPLPLPFSSCSSA, from the coding sequence ATGGTTAAAACATTTATTTACACACCCTCGGAAAGCCTTAGGAAAATTATTTTTAATCAACTTGAACTTGTATCCACACCTATAGAGATTAAGCCCGAAGCATATATACCAACAGTAGAAGGTATTTTCATTATAGACATGCGAACAAATCTTTCCGAAAAGATCATTCGCCGAATTAATACCCAAAGCTATATTCTTGGAATCTATGGCACCATGATTTCGCAAAATACGACAGGATCAAGATTCGATTCAATTCTAAGTGAAAAGTTTTACTTACCGTTTCATATGGATCTTTTCTTTCAAAAGATCCTTTTTTACAAAACACAGCTAAACAAAAGACGATTTAACCAGATTCTTGGAGCACAAATTTCTCTAAACCCTTCGTTAAATTTGCTAACGGTTAAAGACAAAGTCATCAATTTTACTCAACTCGAGTACTCCATCCTCGAATATATATTATTTAACGAAGACCGTCCGGTTACAAAACTTGAACTTCTTACTCAGATAAAAAGCACTCGTGGTTATATTTCAACAGCCTGCCTACACGTTACCGTAAGTAAAATTCGGAAGAAGCTTAAGGCAAACAACATTCCAATAACAATAAACGGTTTATATAGACGAGGATATCAGTGCGACTTAAAAAACATAAAGTCCGATCCCTATCCACTACCTCTTCCGTTTAGTTCATGCTCATCGGCATGA
- the amrA gene encoding AmmeMemoRadiSam system protein A codes for MRTKLSESDKKFLLNLARGTIKSAFPGNYKPQIDQTLVPIATQGLAATFVTLTQKGELRGCIGKLTAVQPMYQDVAENAYSAAFEDTRFSPLTKQELDKTKIEISILTQPTLLEYKDTKDLLHLLENKRPGVVIEKGYYTATFLPQVWEELANPSEFLSYLCAKAGLDPNEWESGNLIVKTYTVTKFEEI; via the coding sequence ATGAGAACAAAACTTAGCGAATCCGACAAAAAATTTTTGCTAAATCTGGCTCGAGGTACTATTAAGTCTGCATTTCCTGGAAATTATAAACCGCAAATCGACCAAACTTTGGTGCCTATTGCAACGCAAGGCCTAGCTGCAACTTTTGTTACCCTAACCCAAAAGGGTGAACTAAGGGGCTGTATTGGAAAGCTAACCGCAGTGCAACCGATGTATCAAGATGTTGCCGAAAACGCCTACTCCGCAGCATTTGAAGACACAAGGTTTTCGCCACTAACAAAACAAGAGCTTGATAAAACCAAAATAGAAATTTCTATTTTGACTCAACCGACCCTGCTGGAATATAAGGATACGAAAGATCTTTTGCACTTACTTGAAAACAAAAGACCCGGAGTTGTAATTGAAAAAGGATATTACACTGCAACATTTTTACCTCAGGTTTGGGAAGAGTTAGCGAATCCTTCCGAGTTTCTATCATACCTTTGTGCAAAAGCAGGGTTAGACCCCAACGAATGGGAAAGTGGCAATTTAATCGTTAAAACTTACACAGTGACAAAGTTTGAGGAAATCTAG
- the amrB gene encoding AmmeMemoRadiSam system protein B: MNKRKAKCSGSFYPDTAFELSAIIDKFLNGLTPQIPKGKLKALIVPHAGYIYSGKVAAHGYAEVKNNENKFKTVVVIGLSHSTGFWGVGLSSIATWKTPLGEITQDSLTQKLETNPGFSYQDNAHEAEHSVEVQLPFLQTVLKNFKFTPILTGNSLTLNDIKDIAVHIKNYLTDDTLIIVSTDLSHYLSYETAIDLDKKTISQIMNNDYITNHEQACGIDGINILLSLAKILGWKTTLLKYENSGDVTNDKGAVVGYCSIGFYK; this comes from the coding sequence ATGAATAAAAGAAAAGCTAAATGTTCAGGAAGCTTTTATCCCGATACCGCATTTGAGCTATCTGCAATAATTGACAAATTTCTTAATGGCTTAACCCCACAAATTCCAAAAGGAAAACTAAAGGCATTAATTGTTCCCCATGCCGGATACATATACTCGGGTAAGGTAGCGGCACATGGCTACGCTGAGGTAAAGAACAACGAGAACAAATTTAAAACAGTTGTCGTAATCGGACTATCACATTCTACAGGATTTTGGGGAGTTGGACTTTCATCGATAGCTACATGGAAAACCCCACTGGGTGAAATTACACAAGATTCCCTAACTCAAAAGCTTGAAACAAACCCGGGATTTTCTTATCAAGACAATGCGCATGAGGCAGAGCATTCCGTTGAAGTACAACTTCCGTTTTTACAGACAGTCCTAAAAAACTTTAAATTTACACCCATACTTACAGGAAATTCATTAACCTTAAACGATATCAAGGACATTGCGGTACATATAAAAAACTATCTAACCGATGATACTCTAATCATTGTTAGCACCGATCTAAGCCACTATCTTTCGTATGAAACAGCAATTGATCTCGACAAGAAGACAATCTCTCAAATCATGAATAACGATTACATTACAAATCACGAGCAAGCTTGCGGAATTGATGGAATTAATATTCTTTTATCGCTTGCAAAAATTTTAGGCTGGAAAACAACACTTTTAAAATATGAAAATTCCGGCGACGTCACAAATGACAAAGGTGCCGTTGTAGGATACTGTTCAATTGGTTTTTACAAATAA
- the amrS gene encoding AmmeMemoRadiSam system radical SAM enzyme codes for MKKAMFQKQLDSKVVQCQLCNHFCKIALNCLGICGVRKNINGTLYSTVYDKTSGVGLDPIEKKPFFHFLPGSYALSVGTIGCNFGCDFCQNDWISQIGKDKEVNHPLLKDISSEELITTCVKEKIPTIAYTYNEPVVFFEFAYDTAILAKAKGIKNVFVSNGYASKAAIDKISPYLDGINIDLKSFSNEFYRKICKGSLKPVLENIERYYQNGVWVEVTSLLIPGKNDSDKEVKEMARFIKSVSSSIPWHISGFTPSYKMMNTPSTPKETLLRAYRIGKEVGLKYVYTGNTLDKSTQSTYCPKCKALLIERDWTLTTVKDLKNGRCAKCREKIEGVWK; via the coding sequence ATGAAGAAAGCAATGTTTCAAAAACAGCTCGATTCTAAAGTTGTGCAGTGTCAGCTTTGCAACCACTTTTGTAAAATTGCCCTTAATTGCTTAGGAATTTGCGGTGTAAGAAAGAATATCAATGGAACACTTTACTCCACTGTATATGACAAAACGTCAGGAGTCGGACTTGATCCCATTGAGAAAAAACCTTTTTTTCACTTTCTACCGGGAAGTTATGCCTTGTCTGTTGGTACGATTGGATGCAATTTCGGGTGTGACTTTTGCCAAAACGATTGGATTTCACAGATCGGAAAAGATAAAGAAGTGAACCATCCTCTTTTGAAAGACATTTCATCAGAGGAGCTTATAACTACCTGTGTTAAAGAAAAAATTCCAACAATCGCATATACATATAACGAGCCTGTTGTATTTTTTGAATTTGCCTACGATACAGCAATACTTGCAAAAGCCAAAGGCATTAAAAATGTGTTCGTATCAAATGGGTATGCATCCAAAGCAGCAATAGATAAAATCTCACCCTACCTTGATGGAATAAACATTGACTTAAAATCATTTTCAAATGAGTTCTATAGAAAAATCTGTAAAGGAAGCCTTAAACCCGTACTTGAAAACATCGAAAGGTATTACCAAAATGGAGTCTGGGTTGAAGTAACTTCACTTCTTATACCAGGGAAAAATGACTCAGATAAGGAAGTTAAAGAAATGGCAAGGTTTATAAAGTCAGTTTCATCATCGATTCCTTGGCACATATCCGGATTTACACCATCATACAAAATGATGAACACTCCGTCTACCCCCAAAGAAACACTACTTAGGGCATACAGAATTGGTAAAGAGGTCGGACTTAAATATGTATATACCGGAAACACACTTGATAAATCCACCCAAAGCACGTACTGTCCAAAATGCAAAGCACTTCTTATTGAAAGAGATTGGACACTCACTACAGTAAAAGACTTAAAAAACGGAAGATGCGCTAAATGCAGAGAAAAAATCGAAGGAGTATGGAAATGA
- a CDS encoding aldehyde dehydrogenase → MAKLISINPSTLEEVGSVNVSGVSDINRSVSLAKETFITWKELSLSDRIVAVKSLVIKFKEYKKELAETAAAEMGMPIRTALADVDDAVFFITEYCKSAKIHLCPKVISSPEGTVLTEYREPWGVVAAIIPWNYPVGNFIWACMQAVIAGNTVVVKHSELVSVFSTLLAKVVAESKIPEGVINFIYGDGKTGDQLTSQEIDMIMFTGSTAVGMYLAEKAAKKFIPIGLELGGSAPGIVFKDAALDSAVENIVSNRLTNSGQVCDGLKRLLVHESVWDKVVGELTLAFSQKRVGNALDKNTEIGPLVSETQYNLAVDQLNDAIKKGAQIAIGGPDYDRDGFFFKPTLVTNIKPNMRIWQEEVFAPILPVVPFSTVEEAIALANDTLYGLGAYVYTKDKVTAEQVASKIESGMVSINGVGYISPDSPFGGYKASGLSAREHGKYGFEHVTQTKVVAKPKRL, encoded by the coding sequence ATGGCAAAACTAATATCAATAAACCCTTCCACGCTAGAAGAAGTAGGAAGTGTTAACGTAAGCGGAGTTAGTGATATAAACCGATCGGTAAGCCTTGCAAAAGAAACATTTATAACCTGGAAAGAGCTATCTCTATCGGATCGTATAGTTGCAGTTAAGTCTCTGGTTATAAAATTTAAGGAGTATAAAAAGGAGTTAGCCGAAACGGCCGCAGCCGAGATGGGAATGCCAATAAGGACGGCACTTGCAGATGTTGATGATGCCGTATTTTTTATAACTGAATATTGTAAGAGTGCCAAAATTCACCTGTGTCCAAAAGTTATTTCCAGTCCCGAAGGAACCGTTTTAACTGAGTATAGAGAGCCTTGGGGTGTTGTAGCGGCAATTATTCCTTGGAATTATCCTGTTGGTAATTTTATTTGGGCTTGTATGCAAGCCGTTATTGCAGGGAATACCGTGGTTGTTAAGCACTCCGAATTAGTCTCGGTTTTCTCAACCTTACTTGCGAAAGTAGTTGCTGAATCAAAAATTCCCGAAGGTGTAATAAATTTTATATATGGTGATGGAAAGACAGGTGATCAACTTACAAGTCAAGAAATTGACATGATTATGTTTACAGGAAGTACAGCCGTGGGAATGTATCTAGCGGAGAAAGCTGCCAAAAAGTTTATTCCAATCGGACTTGAGCTGGGTGGCTCGGCCCCAGGTATTGTTTTTAAAGACGCAGCGCTCGATTCGGCGGTGGAAAATATCGTTTCAAACAGGCTTACAAATAGCGGCCAGGTCTGCGACGGACTAAAGCGGCTTCTGGTACACGAGAGTGTATGGGACAAAGTTGTAGGTGAACTTACTTTGGCATTTTCTCAAAAACGAGTAGGTAATGCACTTGATAAAAACACTGAAATAGGACCGCTTGTATCGGAAACTCAATATAACTTGGCGGTCGATCAGTTAAACGATGCAATCAAAAAGGGCGCACAAATAGCAATTGGCGGACCAGACTACGACAGAGACGGCTTTTTCTTTAAGCCGACCCTTGTTACAAATATAAAACCCAATATGCGAATTTGGCAGGAAGAAGTATTTGCTCCAATACTGCCGGTTGTGCCATTTTCTACAGTAGAGGAAGCCATAGCTTTAGCAAACGATACACTGTATGGGCTTGGAGCCTATGTTTATACAAAAGACAAAGTTACTGCCGAACAGGTCGCCTCAAAAATTGAATCGGGTATGGTTAGCATAAACGGAGTAGGCTATATCTCGCCCGACTCTCCGTTTGGTGGATATAAAGCATCCGGGCTTTCAGCAAGAGAGCATGGTAAGTATGGGTTTGAGCACGTGACTCAAACCAAGGTTGTTGCAAAGCCCAAAAGATTATGA
- the nth gene encoding endonuclease III: protein MTAKYITALQRVDEIIQVLSQKYPNPQIPLIHSNIFELLVAVLLSAQMQDLRLNKVLPTLFKRYPDAKSLASADRDELENIIRSVNYYKTKSSHLIATGKILFEKHKGKVPSTMNELLTLPGIGRKSANVILNEGFYKPVGIVVDTHVIRVSNRLDLSNAHSAEKVEKDLVKIVPKMYWREFSLWLIFHGRNTCFARKPLCKKCEFKDWCPAAI, encoded by the coding sequence ATGACCGCAAAGTACATAACAGCTTTGCAAAGAGTAGATGAGATAATCCAAGTACTTTCCCAAAAGTATCCTAATCCGCAGATACCGCTTATTCATTCTAATATTTTTGAGCTGTTAGTAGCTGTTTTGCTGTCTGCTCAAATGCAGGATTTAAGATTAAACAAAGTTCTTCCTACACTTTTTAAGAGATATCCAGATGCCAAGTCGCTTGCTAGTGCTGATCGCGATGAGTTGGAAAATATTATTAGATCAGTGAATTATTACAAAACCAAGTCTAGTCACTTGATTGCAACAGGTAAAATTCTTTTTGAAAAACATAAAGGTAAAGTTCCAAGTACAATGAATGAATTGTTAACACTTCCAGGGATAGGGCGTAAGAGTGCGAATGTAATACTAAATGAAGGGTTCTACAAGCCCGTTGGAATTGTTGTTGATACTCATGTAATTAGGGTTTCGAACAGATTGGATTTGTCAAATGCACATAGTGCCGAAAAGGTTGAAAAAGATCTTGTAAAAATTGTTCCCAAAATGTACTGGCGTGAGTTTTCGTTGTGGCTGATTTTTCATGGACGCAACACCTGTTTTGCAAGAAAACCATTGTGTAAAAAATGTGAGTTTAAGGATTGGTGCCCGGCTGCTATTTAA
- the efp gene encoding elongation factor P yields METIAPTDQIYKGQFILFEGQPHNIIEKEFVSPGKGSAFTRVKMNNLETGKLISFTFKSGERVDEIEVNIVEYQYLYADGNSYNFMNNETFEQISLGKDLIGEFIQFLKEGENYLIVVYDNRPIGLKAPLKIQREVIDTKDAIKGNTSNTATKKATVEGGYELDVPLFIKVGDRISINTESGKYVERAN; encoded by the coding sequence TTGGAAACCATAGCGCCAACCGATCAAATATATAAAGGACAGTTCATTCTGTTTGAGGGTCAACCCCACAATATAATAGAAAAAGAATTTGTGTCACCGGGAAAAGGCTCTGCTTTTACTCGTGTAAAAATGAACAACCTTGAAACCGGAAAACTTATCTCTTTTACATTTAAATCAGGTGAGCGGGTAGATGAAATTGAAGTCAATATTGTTGAATATCAGTACCTCTATGCCGATGGAAATAGCTACAATTTTATGAACAATGAAACATTTGAGCAGATTTCATTGGGCAAGGATTTAATAGGTGAGTTTATACAGTTCCTGAAAGAGGGTGAAAATTACCTTATTGTTGTGTACGATAATAGACCTATTGGTTTAAAAGCACCTCTAAAAATTCAACGGGAGGTGATTGATACTAAAGATGCCATAAAGGGCAACACATCTAATACAGCAACCAAAAAGGCAACTGTAGAGGGCGGTTATGAACTCGATGTTCCACTATTTATAAAAGTAGGTGACAGAATCTCAATAAATACCGAAAGCGGTAAATATGTTGAACGTGCTAACTAG
- a CDS encoding lamin tail domain-containing protein produces MKNKFDSKYELSDCLKISEVFAAPKEFDSNNDGHVNNSDEYIEIYNCGTTSVNLIGYLLDDITTGGSAPYTIPSNTLLDPGGYWVFYGNTTGIVLNNSNESVNLINNLGEIIDSITYSSSSYDISLAYLPQWDILINDIPTPGDSTTTPIHSNITELSDQLSTINGIITNIDTPYKGFALLQDELSVIRVRSELIPEDSLGKAFQLLGYFKARANYNEFTVLALRSIDYNPSFPLLEISSLSTELLNMTICLNGYASQIDENTIRLTDLQNNENHVTVHIPESITVSNNQIVNACGLLAYKYSKYQLYVTDPALVTTQVQGTLGSLVNTGINYIPLWITTLVLICGIFHILNRKKKCDIL; encoded by the coding sequence ATGAAAAATAAATTTGATTCCAAATACGAATTAAGTGATTGTCTAAAAATTAGCGAGGTGTTTGCCGCACCAAAAGAATTTGATTCAAATAACGATGGTCATGTTAACAACTCAGACGAATACATAGAAATATATAACTGCGGTACTACTTCGGTTAACCTCATCGGCTATCTGCTTGACGATATTACAACCGGTGGTTCTGCTCCTTATACAATCCCATCAAATACTTTACTTGATCCCGGAGGGTATTGGGTTTTTTATGGAAACACTACCGGAATCGTTTTAAACAATTCAAACGAATCAGTAAACCTGATTAATAATCTCGGCGAAATCATTGATTCTATTACATATTCCAGTAGTAGCTACGATATTTCCCTAGCCTATCTTCCCCAATGGGACATACTAATTAATGACATACCAACCCCCGGGGACAGCACTACGACTCCGATTCACTCCAATATAACAGAACTTTCGGATCAACTTTCAACAATTAACGGGATAATCACTAATATTGATACACCTTACAAAGGGTTTGCACTTCTACAAGACGAATTGTCGGTAATAAGAGTTCGGTCAGAGCTCATTCCGGAAGACTCTTTGGGTAAGGCATTTCAGCTCCTTGGATATTTTAAAGCAAGGGCAAATTATAACGAATTTACAGTACTTGCATTAAGGTCTATCGACTACAATCCAAGTTTCCCTTTGCTCGAAATATCTTCTCTCTCAACGGAACTTTTGAATATGACTATCTGTTTAAACGGCTATGCGTCACAAATCGATGAAAACACTATTCGATTAACCGACTTACAAAATAATGAAAACCACGTTACTGTACATATCCCGGAATCTATAACCGTATCAAACAACCAAATTGTAAACGCATGTGGCCTACTTGCTTACAAATATTCAAAATATCAACTTTATGTAACAGATCCTGCATTAGTTACGACTCAGGTACAGGGTACCCTTGGTTCACTCGTTAATACGGGAATCAACTACATTCCACTTTGGATTACTACTCTAGTACTAATATGTGGAATCTTTCACATTTTAAACCGCAAGAAAAAATGTGATATACTCTGA
- a CDS encoding rod shape-determining protein RodA, with the protein MTHNEEGVGTSLIGNVLIFVNAFLINLIGLLVIYSTTISPTSDGSGTILTRQILLLLISLLIYFVISKIDYTYIAQPQVIILTGLFSIGLLYGVLLWGIELKGAQRWFDLGVFTLQPSEFAKIFLIIVFAGIFTLIKSKKSSTKWLKLLIAGIYLLINAYLIFSEPDAGMTFLLLAIGGFVIVSGFDKPFLILASIPLVVFSFLIAIGISYKIPLLVTVFAVILFAYFIVGLILYISKRLKPSREILIVALVFLVIGTSIGFAIKPFWESNILKPYHKQRIETFLNPEADPEGAGFNVSQSKIAVGSGQILGKGLGHGTQSKLQFLPEYQTDFIFAAYAEEFGFVGSTLLLVLYLLLIIQVLYLSSQIKDRFGAIICFGLGIKFALEILINVGMNLGITPATGVPLPFVSAGGSNLLANYIALGLIQSIYKTDAEIITA; encoded by the coding sequence ATGACTCACAACGAAGAAGGTGTCGGAACCTCACTTATTGGTAATGTACTTATATTTGTTAATGCCTTTCTTATAAACCTGATTGGACTTTTAGTAATCTATTCGACAACCATCTCACCTACCTCGGACGGATCGGGAACCATCTTAACCAGACAAATACTACTCCTACTTATCTCACTCCTTATATATTTCGTGATCTCCAAAATTGACTATACCTATATTGCCCAACCACAAGTAATAATTTTAACAGGACTTTTCTCGATTGGTCTTTTATACGGCGTACTATTATGGGGGATAGAGCTCAAAGGTGCTCAACGTTGGTTTGATCTTGGTGTCTTTACTCTCCAGCCTTCAGAATTCGCCAAAATATTCTTGATAATTGTATTTGCAGGGATTTTTACACTTATAAAATCAAAAAAAAGTAGCACCAAATGGTTAAAACTTTTGATTGCCGGGATATATTTACTTATAAACGCATATTTAATCTTCTCAGAGCCGGACGCAGGAATGACGTTTCTGCTACTTGCTATAGGCGGCTTTGTTATTGTATCGGGTTTCGATAAACCATTTCTGATTCTTGCCTCAATTCCGCTTGTTGTATTTTCTTTCTTAATTGCTATTGGAATATCTTACAAAATTCCATTGCTGGTAACTGTATTTGCGGTAATTTTGTTTGCATACTTTATTGTTGGTTTAATTTTATATATATCTAAAAGATTAAAACCTTCAAGGGAAATTTTAATTGTAGCACTTGTATTTTTGGTTATCGGAACATCCATCGGATTTGCCATAAAACCTTTCTGGGAAAGCAATATTTTAAAACCCTATCACAAACAAAGAATCGAAACCTTTTTAAACCCAGAGGCTGACCCAGAGGGAGCTGGCTTTAATGTTTCACAATCTAAAATAGCCGTTGGCTCTGGCCAAATATTAGGGAAAGGACTCGGGCACGGTACACAAAGTAAGCTGCAATTCTTACCGGAATACCAAACCGACTTTATTTTTGCCGCCTATGCGGAAGAGTTCGGATTTGTTGGGAGTACATTACTTCTTGTTTTATACCTACTTCTCATAATTCAAGTTTTATACCTCTCCAGCCAAATTAAGGACAGGTTCGGTGCAATTATCTGTTTCGGATTGGGAATAAAATTCGCACTTGAAATATTAATAAATGTTGGTATGAATCTTGGAATTACACCTGCAACCGGAGTCCCTCTCCCGTTTGTAAGTGCAGGCGGAAGTAACCTTTTAGCTAATTATATAGCGCTTGGGTTAATCCAAAGCATTTACAAAACCGATGCAGAGATAATAACCGCATAA